TAATTTATTGTTTAAATGAAAGGAAATTCTTATGACTTATGAAATTCCACCTTATAATCACGACCAGGCTTTAATCTTTTGTACCAAATTAATCCAGGGTCATTTAATCACAGATATCTGTCATGAGGGGAAAGATGCGTTATTTTCGCTTCCCACCCTTCTTTCATGGCTTACCCATAATCCGGAATTTCAAAAACTGTATAAAACAGCATGTGATGTGCAAGCCCATAATCTTGTTAATCAATCACTTCGCGGATCATCCGAAATATCCACAGATTCCAAGGAAAATATGGCCTATGAACGTCATCAACTCACCAAAAGAAAAATGGCATTAACCTATCTTTTAAAACAACGTTCAAATTTGGATAAGAAAAATTTATCTTCTTTATCCATGCCAATTGTCCAAGAAGAATTAAAAGAACAAGATTTAACCAAACATAATCTTGCCTTAAAACCAAATCAAACTCAAAAGGTTAATTCAAAAACAAATCTTGCCCCATCCCACAGATCTGATGGGTTTATGGGCAGGAAAAAGGTGGCTTAAAAATAAAATAATTTTTTGGTCTCATTTGTTCAATTATACGTAGGGTGCCATGAAGTAATTTAATATAAAACCTTATAGAAATATAAACCAATTGGGGGTGCGGTTGGCCCTGCGGCGGCGCGATCCTTGGCATTTAAAATGGCCAACATTTTTTCAGGTGGCCAATAACCAAGCCCAATTAATTTTAACGTGCCAACAATATTGCGTACTTGGTGGTGCAAAAAAGATGGGGCTTCAACCTGAACGCTTATTTTGTCTTGGTCTTGATTTATATGAATACTGGTTAATGTTTTTAAAGGGCTGGCGGCTTGACATTGGGATGATCTGAAACTTGTAAAATCATGTTTACCACACAACATATTGGCGGCATGTTGCATGGGTTCAAGTACCAAAGGTTTGCTGATAAACCATGCTAAATCTTGGTCCAAGGTTAAGTGGGAGCGTCGATTGATGATTTGATATATATAAATTCTACTCTTGGCGCTAAACCTTGCGTGAAAATCATCATCTGCTTTTTCGGTTGATAGAATGGCAATGGGATGGGGACGTAAATAAAAATTAATTGCATCGGTAATTTGCAGAGGCGATAAATTTTTATTTAAATCAAAACTGATAACTTGGCCCATCGCATGGACACCAGCATCTGTTCTTCCGGCTGCATGAACAACAACTGTTTCTTGGGCCATTTTTTGAATGGCCCCTTCAATTAATTCTTGGATAGATAGACCATTATCCTGTCTTTGCCATCCCACAAAATCTGTCCCCTTATATTCGACAATGGATTTAAAGCGGGTCATACCAGAACAAGATTTTTGAAATTGGGATACCCACGCAAAAAATCATCAATGGACATGGGTTGTTTGCCGGATTTTTGAACTTTAATTAATTCTAAACTATAACCATTCCCGCAAATAATGTCTTTGCCATTATTTATTATAGTGCCAACTGTGCCTTCCACCTTTGATCCAACTTTGGCTTCGTGAATAATAATATGATCTTGGCCATAAGAAAACCAACTGCCAGGCCAGGGATAAAACGCACGAATTTGCCTTTCCAAATATTGAGCATCATGATGCCAATTAATTTCACCCTCTCTTCGGTTTAATTTAGGGGCATAGGTGATACCGTCCGATGGTTGGGGGGTGAAGGTTAATTGATTTTTTGCCAATAATGTTAAGGCATCCAGGGTTAAATCTTTACCCATAATTGCTAATCTATCATGAAGGGATAAAAATGTATCGGTTGGATAAATGGGTGTTACCTGAACAAGTGATACGTCACCTGTATCAAGTCCTTTTTCCATTTTCATAATGGAAATACCTGTTTCATTGTCCCCTGCCAAAATGGCGCGATTAATGGGGGCGGCCCCTCGCCAACGCGGAAGCAAAGATGCATGCACATTTAAAAATCCATGCGGTGGTATTTTTAACATATTTTCCGGAATAAGATGACCATATGCTGCAAC
This Alphaproteobacteria bacterium DNA region includes the following protein-coding sequences:
- the truA gene encoding tRNA pseudouridine(38-40) synthase TruA, producing the protein MTRFKSIVEYKGTDFVGWQRQDNGLSIQELIEGAIQKMAQETVVVHAAGRTDAGVHAMGQVISFDLNKNLSPLQITDAINFYLRPHPIAILSTEKADDDFHARFSAKSRIYIYQIINRRSHLTLDQDLAWFISKPLVLEPMQHAANMLCGKHDFTSFRSSQCQAASPLKTLTSIHINQDQDKISVQVEAPSFLHHQVRNIVGTLKLIGLGYWPPEKMLAILNAKDRAAAGPTAPPIGLYFYKVLY
- the fmt gene encoding methionyl-tRNA formyltransferase gives rise to the protein MNKKLRVAFMGSPIFAVATLNGLVDAGYDIPAVYCQNPKPVGRGQKLHPCPVHAAALDHNIPVFHPTSLKDPQIYEDFLKLNPDVVVVAAYGHLIPENMLKIPPHGFLNVHASLLPRWRGAAPINRAILAGDNETGISIMKMEKGLDTGDVSLVQVTPIYPTDTFLSLHDRLAIMGKDLTLDALTLLAKNQLTFTPQPSDGITYAPKLNRREGEINWHHDAQYLERQIRAFYPWPGSWFSYGQDHIIIHEAKVGSKVEGTVGTIINNGKDIICGNGYSLELIKVQKSGKQPMSIDDFLRGYPNFKNLVLV